In the Nothobranchius furzeri strain GRZ-AD chromosome 15, NfurGRZ-RIMD1, whole genome shotgun sequence genome, one interval contains:
- the ptpdc1b gene encoding protein tyrosine phosphatase domain-containing protein 1 isoform X1, whose product MTFRVRMGGGALMDYIKAPRAKYTIVEEAIHFVIPTHVQCSMGCGGEACKYDSPSYWGEDQQAIKGLYSSWVTDQLLAMSRPSTEIIDKYNIIDQFRRNGIKTVINLQLPGEHANCGKPLEPDSGFSYRPEVFMENDIYFYNFGWSDYGVANLTRVLDMVKVTAFALQEGKVAVHCHAGLGRTGVLLACFLAYATRMTANQAILYVRAKRPNSIQTRGQLRCVRQFVQFLTPLRSVFSCARPRSNPVTLSQYLNRQRHILHGNERKELKHLPKIIHLVCRLLVDIAENREVIEEDILEAPDLQDIEWTLSVIEKMGPEIFAKEPRLPGSPTLPRHFNEPPIFYHRKSLSYSESDLRRLGSQLNLLTQPLTSISNSEALLPASQGWDSSRYYVSHSSTGSLWQVKNEESQKDGTIVVKKVKKITIQRTESMGNSKSVEKSSMLARWKAAQREELTMNGMKSQSKEEEQSEVPCITLQSELSLEARRLLVAQALAVDLFTDGEEEHKKKVLAWQAELNLGSAWERLCMERDPFILTGIMWSWLEQLKEPVLSIHDAKALNSDGTDAKTVLDSLSQPPKQTLTCILDCMAHMQTISEEIENAFLNRISKALTWIDKNSEDGRKVYESLSAALRCVLVDMRSEAEEEEKRPESPFPIQEKYASVP is encoded by the exons ATGACGTTCCGTGTGAGGATGGGAGGGGGAGCTTTGATGGATTACA TCAAAGCCCCCAGAGCCAAATACACAATAGTGGAAGAAGCCATACACTTCGTCATCCCCACACACGTGCAGTGCTCAATGGGCTGTGGGGGCGAAGCCTGCAAGTACGACAGTCCGAGTTACTGGGGTGAAGACCAACAGGCCATAAAAGGTCTCTACTCATCCTG GGTAACCGACCAGCTTCTCGCCATGTCCAGACCTTCAACAGAAATTATTGACAAATATAACATTATTGATCAATTCAGAAG GAACGGTATCAAAACCGTGATCAACCTGCAGTTgccaggagaacatgcaaactgtgGGAAGCCTCTGGAGCCAGACAGCGGGTTTTCATACCGTCCAGAAGTCTTCATGGAAAATGACA tttatttttacaattttggcTGGAGTGACTACGGAGTGGCTAATCTCACCAGGGTGTTGGACATGGTGAAGGTGACAGCCTTCGCCCTGCAGGAGGGAAAGGTAGCTGTCCACTGTCACGCCGGCCTCGGCCGAACAG GTGTACTGTTAGCGTGTTTCTTGGCTTACGCCACCAGAATGACTGCTAACCAGGCCATTCTATATGTCCGTGCCAAACGGCCCAACTCTATCCAAACCCGAGGCCAGCTGCGCTGCGTCAGACAGTTTGTTCAGTTCCTTACGCCTCTGAGAAGTGTTTTCTCCTGTGCTCGGCCTCGCTCCAACCCAGTCACCCTATCCCAATACCTTAACCGTCAGCGGCACATCCTGCATGGCAATGAGAGAAAGGAGCTGAAGCACCTCCCTAAGATCATCCACCTAGTGTGCAGGTTGTTGGTGGACATTGCTGAGAATCGGGAGGTGATCGAGGAAGATATCCTTGAAGCTCCGGATCTTCAAGACATAGAATGGACTCTCAGCGTCATTGAGAAAATGGGACCAGAGATATTTGCCAAGGAACCTCGATTACCAGGTTCTCCCACCTTACCTCGACATTTCAATGAGCCACCCATCTTCTACCACCGCAAAAGTCTGAGCTACAGCGAGTCTGACCTGAGACGGCTGGGCTCGCAGCTAAACCTTCTCACACAACCTCTGACCTCTATATCTAACTCTGAGGCCCTTCTCCCAGCTTCCCAGGGTTGGGACAGTAGCAGATACTACGTCTCTCACAGCTCTACGGGCTCGCTCTGGCAAGTGAAGAATGAAGAGAGCCAAAAAGATGGAACAATCGTTGTGAAGAAAGTAAAGAAAATAACTATCCAACGCACTGAGTCGATGGGAAACAGTAAATCTGTCGAGAAGAGCAGCATGTTGGCCAGGTGGAAGGCAGCACAGAGGGAGGAGCTGACGATGAATGGGATGAAGTCTCAGAGTAAAGAGGAGGAGCAGTCCGAAGTTCCCTGCATCACCCTGCAGTCGGAGCTGTCTCTGGAGGCCAGGAGGCTGCTGGTGGCACAAGCACTGGCAGTGGACCTGTTCACTGATGGGGAGGAAGAACATAAGAAAAAAGTGTTGGCCTGGCAG GCAGAGCTGAATCTAGGAAGTGCGTGGGAAAGGCTGTGTATGGAGCGGGATCCCTTCATCCTCACTGGAATCATGTGGTCGTGGCTGGAGCAACTTAAAGAGCCCGTCCTCTCCATCCACGATGCCAAAGCCCTGAACTCTGATGGTACCGATGCTAAAACGGTCCTTGACTCACTTAGCCAG CCTCCTAAACAGACACTAACCTGTATACTCGACTGCATGGCTCACATGCAAACCATATCAGAGGAGATTGAAAACGCATTCCTGAATCGAATCAGCAAGGCTCTCACTTGG ATTGACAAAAATTCAGAGGATGGGAGGAAGGTGTACGAGTCCCTTTCCGCTGCTCTGAGGTGTGTGCTCGTGGACATGAGATCTGAGGCCGAGGAGGAGGAAAAACGGCCTGAATCTCCATTTCCTATACAGGAAAAATACGCTTCTGTGCCTTGA
- the ptpdc1b gene encoding protein tyrosine phosphatase domain-containing protein 1 isoform X2: protein MGCGGEACKYDSPSYWGEDQQAIKGLYSSWVTDQLLAMSRPSTEIIDKYNIIDQFRRNGIKTVINLQLPGEHANCGKPLEPDSGFSYRPEVFMENDIYFYNFGWSDYGVANLTRVLDMVKVTAFALQEGKVAVHCHAGLGRTGVLLACFLAYATRMTANQAILYVRAKRPNSIQTRGQLRCVRQFVQFLTPLRSVFSCARPRSNPVTLSQYLNRQRHILHGNERKELKHLPKIIHLVCRLLVDIAENREVIEEDILEAPDLQDIEWTLSVIEKMGPEIFAKEPRLPGSPTLPRHFNEPPIFYHRKSLSYSESDLRRLGSQLNLLTQPLTSISNSEALLPASQGWDSSRYYVSHSSTGSLWQVKNEESQKDGTIVVKKVKKITIQRTESMGNSKSVEKSSMLARWKAAQREELTMNGMKSQSKEEEQSEVPCITLQSELSLEARRLLVAQALAVDLFTDGEEEHKKKVLAWQAELNLGSAWERLCMERDPFILTGIMWSWLEQLKEPVLSIHDAKALNSDGTDAKTVLDSLSQPPKQTLTCILDCMAHMQTISEEIENAFLNRISKALTWIDKNSEDGRKVYESLSAALRCVLVDMRSEAEEEEKRPESPFPIQEKYASVP from the exons ATGGGCTGTGGGGGCGAAGCCTGCAAGTACGACAGTCCGAGTTACTGGGGTGAAGACCAACAGGCCATAAAAGGTCTCTACTCATCCTG GGTAACCGACCAGCTTCTCGCCATGTCCAGACCTTCAACAGAAATTATTGACAAATATAACATTATTGATCAATTCAGAAG GAACGGTATCAAAACCGTGATCAACCTGCAGTTgccaggagaacatgcaaactgtgGGAAGCCTCTGGAGCCAGACAGCGGGTTTTCATACCGTCCAGAAGTCTTCATGGAAAATGACA tttatttttacaattttggcTGGAGTGACTACGGAGTGGCTAATCTCACCAGGGTGTTGGACATGGTGAAGGTGACAGCCTTCGCCCTGCAGGAGGGAAAGGTAGCTGTCCACTGTCACGCCGGCCTCGGCCGAACAG GTGTACTGTTAGCGTGTTTCTTGGCTTACGCCACCAGAATGACTGCTAACCAGGCCATTCTATATGTCCGTGCCAAACGGCCCAACTCTATCCAAACCCGAGGCCAGCTGCGCTGCGTCAGACAGTTTGTTCAGTTCCTTACGCCTCTGAGAAGTGTTTTCTCCTGTGCTCGGCCTCGCTCCAACCCAGTCACCCTATCCCAATACCTTAACCGTCAGCGGCACATCCTGCATGGCAATGAGAGAAAGGAGCTGAAGCACCTCCCTAAGATCATCCACCTAGTGTGCAGGTTGTTGGTGGACATTGCTGAGAATCGGGAGGTGATCGAGGAAGATATCCTTGAAGCTCCGGATCTTCAAGACATAGAATGGACTCTCAGCGTCATTGAGAAAATGGGACCAGAGATATTTGCCAAGGAACCTCGATTACCAGGTTCTCCCACCTTACCTCGACATTTCAATGAGCCACCCATCTTCTACCACCGCAAAAGTCTGAGCTACAGCGAGTCTGACCTGAGACGGCTGGGCTCGCAGCTAAACCTTCTCACACAACCTCTGACCTCTATATCTAACTCTGAGGCCCTTCTCCCAGCTTCCCAGGGTTGGGACAGTAGCAGATACTACGTCTCTCACAGCTCTACGGGCTCGCTCTGGCAAGTGAAGAATGAAGAGAGCCAAAAAGATGGAACAATCGTTGTGAAGAAAGTAAAGAAAATAACTATCCAACGCACTGAGTCGATGGGAAACAGTAAATCTGTCGAGAAGAGCAGCATGTTGGCCAGGTGGAAGGCAGCACAGAGGGAGGAGCTGACGATGAATGGGATGAAGTCTCAGAGTAAAGAGGAGGAGCAGTCCGAAGTTCCCTGCATCACCCTGCAGTCGGAGCTGTCTCTGGAGGCCAGGAGGCTGCTGGTGGCACAAGCACTGGCAGTGGACCTGTTCACTGATGGGGAGGAAGAACATAAGAAAAAAGTGTTGGCCTGGCAG GCAGAGCTGAATCTAGGAAGTGCGTGGGAAAGGCTGTGTATGGAGCGGGATCCCTTCATCCTCACTGGAATCATGTGGTCGTGGCTGGAGCAACTTAAAGAGCCCGTCCTCTCCATCCACGATGCCAAAGCCCTGAACTCTGATGGTACCGATGCTAAAACGGTCCTTGACTCACTTAGCCAG CCTCCTAAACAGACACTAACCTGTATACTCGACTGCATGGCTCACATGCAAACCATATCAGAGGAGATTGAAAACGCATTCCTGAATCGAATCAGCAAGGCTCTCACTTGG ATTGACAAAAATTCAGAGGATGGGAGGAAGGTGTACGAGTCCCTTTCCGCTGCTCTGAGGTGTGTGCTCGTGGACATGAGATCTGAGGCCGAGGAGGAGGAAAAACGGCCTGAATCTCCATTTCCTATACAGGAAAAATACGCTTCTGTGCCTTGA
- the ptpdc1b gene encoding protein tyrosine phosphatase domain-containing protein 1 isoform X3 has protein sequence MSRPSTEIIDKYNIIDQFRRNGIKTVINLQLPGEHANCGKPLEPDSGFSYRPEVFMENDIYFYNFGWSDYGVANLTRVLDMVKVTAFALQEGKVAVHCHAGLGRTGVLLACFLAYATRMTANQAILYVRAKRPNSIQTRGQLRCVRQFVQFLTPLRSVFSCARPRSNPVTLSQYLNRQRHILHGNERKELKHLPKIIHLVCRLLVDIAENREVIEEDILEAPDLQDIEWTLSVIEKMGPEIFAKEPRLPGSPTLPRHFNEPPIFYHRKSLSYSESDLRRLGSQLNLLTQPLTSISNSEALLPASQGWDSSRYYVSHSSTGSLWQVKNEESQKDGTIVVKKVKKITIQRTESMGNSKSVEKSSMLARWKAAQREELTMNGMKSQSKEEEQSEVPCITLQSELSLEARRLLVAQALAVDLFTDGEEEHKKKVLAWQAELNLGSAWERLCMERDPFILTGIMWSWLEQLKEPVLSIHDAKALNSDGTDAKTVLDSLSQPPKQTLTCILDCMAHMQTISEEIENAFLNRISKALTWIDKNSEDGRKVYESLSAALRCVLVDMRSEAEEEEKRPESPFPIQEKYASVP, from the exons ATGTCCAGACCTTCAACAGAAATTATTGACAAATATAACATTATTGATCAATTCAGAAG GAACGGTATCAAAACCGTGATCAACCTGCAGTTgccaggagaacatgcaaactgtgGGAAGCCTCTGGAGCCAGACAGCGGGTTTTCATACCGTCCAGAAGTCTTCATGGAAAATGACA tttatttttacaattttggcTGGAGTGACTACGGAGTGGCTAATCTCACCAGGGTGTTGGACATGGTGAAGGTGACAGCCTTCGCCCTGCAGGAGGGAAAGGTAGCTGTCCACTGTCACGCCGGCCTCGGCCGAACAG GTGTACTGTTAGCGTGTTTCTTGGCTTACGCCACCAGAATGACTGCTAACCAGGCCATTCTATATGTCCGTGCCAAACGGCCCAACTCTATCCAAACCCGAGGCCAGCTGCGCTGCGTCAGACAGTTTGTTCAGTTCCTTACGCCTCTGAGAAGTGTTTTCTCCTGTGCTCGGCCTCGCTCCAACCCAGTCACCCTATCCCAATACCTTAACCGTCAGCGGCACATCCTGCATGGCAATGAGAGAAAGGAGCTGAAGCACCTCCCTAAGATCATCCACCTAGTGTGCAGGTTGTTGGTGGACATTGCTGAGAATCGGGAGGTGATCGAGGAAGATATCCTTGAAGCTCCGGATCTTCAAGACATAGAATGGACTCTCAGCGTCATTGAGAAAATGGGACCAGAGATATTTGCCAAGGAACCTCGATTACCAGGTTCTCCCACCTTACCTCGACATTTCAATGAGCCACCCATCTTCTACCACCGCAAAAGTCTGAGCTACAGCGAGTCTGACCTGAGACGGCTGGGCTCGCAGCTAAACCTTCTCACACAACCTCTGACCTCTATATCTAACTCTGAGGCCCTTCTCCCAGCTTCCCAGGGTTGGGACAGTAGCAGATACTACGTCTCTCACAGCTCTACGGGCTCGCTCTGGCAAGTGAAGAATGAAGAGAGCCAAAAAGATGGAACAATCGTTGTGAAGAAAGTAAAGAAAATAACTATCCAACGCACTGAGTCGATGGGAAACAGTAAATCTGTCGAGAAGAGCAGCATGTTGGCCAGGTGGAAGGCAGCACAGAGGGAGGAGCTGACGATGAATGGGATGAAGTCTCAGAGTAAAGAGGAGGAGCAGTCCGAAGTTCCCTGCATCACCCTGCAGTCGGAGCTGTCTCTGGAGGCCAGGAGGCTGCTGGTGGCACAAGCACTGGCAGTGGACCTGTTCACTGATGGGGAGGAAGAACATAAGAAAAAAGTGTTGGCCTGGCAG GCAGAGCTGAATCTAGGAAGTGCGTGGGAAAGGCTGTGTATGGAGCGGGATCCCTTCATCCTCACTGGAATCATGTGGTCGTGGCTGGAGCAACTTAAAGAGCCCGTCCTCTCCATCCACGATGCCAAAGCCCTGAACTCTGATGGTACCGATGCTAAAACGGTCCTTGACTCACTTAGCCAG CCTCCTAAACAGACACTAACCTGTATACTCGACTGCATGGCTCACATGCAAACCATATCAGAGGAGATTGAAAACGCATTCCTGAATCGAATCAGCAAGGCTCTCACTTGG ATTGACAAAAATTCAGAGGATGGGAGGAAGGTGTACGAGTCCCTTTCCGCTGCTCTGAGGTGTGTGCTCGTGGACATGAGATCTGAGGCCGAGGAGGAGGAAAAACGGCCTGAATCTCCATTTCCTATACAGGAAAAATACGCTTCTGTGCCTTGA
- the fbxw12 gene encoding F-box/WD repeat-containing protein 12 isoform X2, with the protein MCLHRWNFCNLSALGSEQSWKRYFLQRSHLEIKMTKGQSGGYTCKSLRGHTGRVVGLVYLQGNSSQLPNLQSSNAIVCSASSDGTVRAWNVQNGGLLWCSPVQSPLTGILTDEECKIVITSDSTGLVKTWQGQTGQEVASYSTASPHCTLLQYNMNNGWFLTIGTSQGSVCTLAGCSLSKKSNVVVCDSFTVNLLLVSPDKKWIMAGTTQGADSSPKVIFSESLTSSSGDEGPLSQLVPVSGCQAAVFIPTQPARLAVIHHSGNRRDNALTVFDVSIKKMKYKIEIQVQQVESFPLMLSAWSSGLHLAAKSSNCMVLAAGEQLWLYSLKGVLLSSFKDHTGPITSISVDSFRVVTASQDLSLRVLTWRNHRDGGLTLESRYHLLGGSHTMARGFTHVACDYSSIVASVEGNDGKDVLKAYSFTS; encoded by the exons ATGTGCCTGCACCGCTGGAATTTCTGTAACCTCTCTGCCTTGGGAAGTGAGCAGTCATGGAAGAGATACTTCCTGCAACGTTCCCACCTGgaaataaaaatgacaaaagggCAGTCAGGAGGTTACACCTGTAAAAGCCTCAGGGGGCACACAG GCCGGGTGGTGGGTCTGGTGTACCTGCAGGGCAATTCCAGCCAACTTCCAAACCTCCAGAGCAGCAACGCCATCGTCTGCAGCGCCTCTTCTGATGGGACAGTCCGAGCATGGAACGTCCAAAAT GGTGGACTCCTGTGGTGCAGTCCTGTGCAGAGTCCTTTAACAGGAATTCTCACTGACGAGGAATGCAAAATTGTGATTACATCAGACTCTACGGGACTCGTGAAGACCTGGCAGGGCCAGACTGGCCAGGAGGTGGCCTCCTATTCTACTGCATCTCCACACTGTACATTACTGCAGTACAACATGAACAACGGCTGGTTCCTGACT ATTGGAACTAGTCAGGGATCCGTGTGTACACTGGCTGGTTGTAGTTTGAGTAAAAAGTCTAACGTGGTGGTGTGTGACAGCTTTACAGTTAACTTACTCCTAGTTTCACCAGACAAGAAATGGATCATGGCCGGAACCACGCAGGGTGCTGATTCAAGCCCaaag GTGATCTTCTCTGAGAGTTTGACCTCTTCATCTGGAGACGAAGGTCCTCTGAGCCAGCTCGTGCCCGTCTCTGGATGCCAGGCTGCTGTCTTCATACCCACCCAGCCTGCCAGACTGGCCGTCATCCACCACTCTGGGAACAGAAGAGACAATGCCCTCACTGTCTTCGATGTCAGCATCAAGAAGATGAAGTACAAGATCGAGATCCAGG TCCAGCAGGTGGAGTCGTTCCCCTTGATGCTGAGCGCCTGGTCCTCAGGACTCCACCTAGCAGCTAAGAGCAGTAACTGCATGGTGCTGGCAGCAGGGGAACAGCTGTGGCTGTACTCGCTGAAAGGAGTCCTGCTTTCCAGTTTTAAGGATCATACTGGGCCCATCACATCAATATCTGTG GATAGTTTTCGTGTGGTGACGGCATCTCAGGACCTGTCCTTACGCGTGTTGACATGGAGGAACCACAGAGATGGCGGGCTGACCCTGGAGAGCCGGTATCACTTACTGGGAGGCTCTCACACTATGGCCAG AGGGTTCACTCACGTCGCCTGTGACTACTCGAGCATCGTGGCCTCGGTGGAGGGAAACGATGGAAAAGACGTCCTTAAAGCTTATTCTTTCACATCCTGA
- the fbxw12 gene encoding F-box/WD repeat-containing protein 12 isoform X1, which yields MDSPQLIGDCLIQVFTYLSDADLISASGVCKYWHEVAETPWLWWRMCLHRWNFCNLSALGSEQSWKRYFLQRSHLEIKMTKGQSGGYTCKSLRGHTGRVVGLVYLQGNSSQLPNLQSSNAIVCSASSDGTVRAWNVQNGGLLWCSPVQSPLTGILTDEECKIVITSDSTGLVKTWQGQTGQEVASYSTASPHCTLLQYNMNNGWFLTIGTSQGSVCTLAGCSLSKKSNVVVCDSFTVNLLLVSPDKKWIMAGTTQGADSSPKVIFSESLTSSSGDEGPLSQLVPVSGCQAAVFIPTQPARLAVIHHSGNRRDNALTVFDVSIKKMKYKIEIQVQQVESFPLMLSAWSSGLHLAAKSSNCMVLAAGEQLWLYSLKGVLLSSFKDHTGPITSISVDSFRVVTASQDLSLRVLTWRNHRDGGLTLESRYHLLGGSHTMARGFTHVACDYSSIVASVEGNDGKDVLKAYSFTS from the exons ATGGATTCTCCTCAGCTAATTGGTGACTGCCTCATTCAAGTTTTCACATATCTGTCTGATGCAGATTTAATCAGCGCTTCCGGGGTGTGTAAG TACTGGCATGAAGTTGCAGAAACGCCCTGGTTGTGGTG GAGGATGTGCCTGCACCGCTGGAATTTCTGTAACCTCTCTGCCTTGGGAAGTGAGCAGTCATGGAAGAGATACTTCCTGCAACGTTCCCACCTGgaaataaaaatgacaaaagggCAGTCAGGAGGTTACACCTGTAAAAGCCTCAGGGGGCACACAG GCCGGGTGGTGGGTCTGGTGTACCTGCAGGGCAATTCCAGCCAACTTCCAAACCTCCAGAGCAGCAACGCCATCGTCTGCAGCGCCTCTTCTGATGGGACAGTCCGAGCATGGAACGTCCAAAAT GGTGGACTCCTGTGGTGCAGTCCTGTGCAGAGTCCTTTAACAGGAATTCTCACTGACGAGGAATGCAAAATTGTGATTACATCAGACTCTACGGGACTCGTGAAGACCTGGCAGGGCCAGACTGGCCAGGAGGTGGCCTCCTATTCTACTGCATCTCCACACTGTACATTACTGCAGTACAACATGAACAACGGCTGGTTCCTGACT ATTGGAACTAGTCAGGGATCCGTGTGTACACTGGCTGGTTGTAGTTTGAGTAAAAAGTCTAACGTGGTGGTGTGTGACAGCTTTACAGTTAACTTACTCCTAGTTTCACCAGACAAGAAATGGATCATGGCCGGAACCACGCAGGGTGCTGATTCAAGCCCaaag GTGATCTTCTCTGAGAGTTTGACCTCTTCATCTGGAGACGAAGGTCCTCTGAGCCAGCTCGTGCCCGTCTCTGGATGCCAGGCTGCTGTCTTCATACCCACCCAGCCTGCCAGACTGGCCGTCATCCACCACTCTGGGAACAGAAGAGACAATGCCCTCACTGTCTTCGATGTCAGCATCAAGAAGATGAAGTACAAGATCGAGATCCAGG TCCAGCAGGTGGAGTCGTTCCCCTTGATGCTGAGCGCCTGGTCCTCAGGACTCCACCTAGCAGCTAAGAGCAGTAACTGCATGGTGCTGGCAGCAGGGGAACAGCTGTGGCTGTACTCGCTGAAAGGAGTCCTGCTTTCCAGTTTTAAGGATCATACTGGGCCCATCACATCAATATCTGTG GATAGTTTTCGTGTGGTGACGGCATCTCAGGACCTGTCCTTACGCGTGTTGACATGGAGGAACCACAGAGATGGCGGGCTGACCCTGGAGAGCCGGTATCACTTACTGGGAGGCTCTCACACTATGGCCAG AGGGTTCACTCACGTCGCCTGTGACTACTCGAGCATCGTGGCCTCGGTGGAGGGAAACGATGGAAAAGACGTCCTTAAAGCTTATTCTTTCACATCCTGA